One genomic window of Thermus caldifontis includes the following:
- a CDS encoding HAD family hydrolase: protein MVGLVFLDVDGTLVGRDGVPDCVWPAAEALRNQGIRLSLITGRPGRGHALAYARRLDPTGLHVFESGAVVLALSQDPHSPPTQPLLVEALPQEAARRAVRLTRRLGLPLEGYTALGDFFVEGDSPLLKAHQELLGVAAEEADLLELPSPLVRLQVLADPQAPLGALMDSLPQELQAHVAESPRMPGVRFVSLTKKGVSKLTAARFVAESYGLTLAQSAMVGDGENDLEVIQGVGLGIAMGNAAPKVKAAAKRVVAPVEACGLAEALLALLD from the coding sequence ATGGTGGGGTTGGTCTTCCTAGATGTGGACGGCACCCTGGTGGGCAGGGACGGAGTCCCAGATTGCGTCTGGCCCGCGGCGGAGGCCCTCAGGAACCAGGGGATACGCCTTAGCCTCATCACCGGCCGGCCGGGCCGGGGCCACGCCCTGGCCTACGCCCGCAGGCTGGACCCCACGGGCCTGCACGTGTTTGAGTCGGGGGCGGTGGTCCTGGCCCTTTCCCAGGACCCCCACTCCCCACCTACCCAACCCCTCCTAGTGGAGGCCCTGCCCCAAGAGGCCGCCCGGAGGGCGGTGCGCCTGACCCGCAGGCTTGGGCTTCCCCTGGAGGGCTACACCGCCCTGGGGGACTTCTTCGTGGAGGGGGATAGCCCCCTCCTGAAGGCCCACCAGGAGCTCCTGGGCGTGGCCGCCGAGGAGGCCGATCTCCTCGAGCTTCCTAGCCCCCTGGTCCGCCTCCAGGTGTTGGCCGATCCCCAAGCTCCCCTGGGGGCCCTTATGGACTCTTTGCCCCAAGAACTCCAGGCCCACGTGGCGGAAAGCCCCCGGATGCCTGGGGTGCGCTTCGTCTCCCTCACCAAAAAGGGGGTGAGCAAGCTCACCGCCGCCCGCTTTGTGGCGGAAAGCTACGGCCTTACCCTGGCCCAGTCCGCCATGGTGGGGGATGGGGAGAACGACCTGGAGGTGATCCAAGGGGTGGGCTTGGGCATCGCCATGGGAAACGCTGCCCCTAAGGTGAAAGCCGCCGCCAAACGGGTGGTGGCCCCCGTGGAGGCGTGCGGCTTGGCAGAGGCCCTCCTCGCCCTTCTGGATTAG
- the asnS gene encoding asparagine--tRNA ligase produces the protein MRVFIDEIAQHEGREVEIRGWLYQKRSKGKIHFLILRDGTGFLQATLVKGEVPEDVFEEADHLPQETALKAFGLVRQDERAPGGFELSVRHLQVISLPQGEYPIGPKEHGIDFLMDHRHLWLRHRRPFAVMRIRDELERAIHDFFAQRGFLRFDAPILTPSAVEGTTDLFEVDLFDGEKAYLSQSGQLYAEAGALAYGKVYTFGPTFRAERSKTRRHLLEFWMIEPEVAFMTHQENMALQEELVSYLVGRVLERRAKELAMLGRDPKALEPAAEGRYPRLTYKEAVALVNRLAEKDPEVPPLPYGEDFGAPQEAAISRQFDRPVFIERYPARIKAFYMEPDPEDPELVLNDDLLAPEGYGEIIGGSQRIHDLELLRRKIREFGLPEEVYHWYLDLRRFGSVPHSGFGLGLERTVAWICGLSHVREAIPFPRMYSRMHP, from the coding sequence ATGCGGGTCTTCATAGACGAGATCGCTCAGCATGAGGGCCGGGAGGTGGAGATAAGGGGCTGGCTTTACCAGAAGCGCTCCAAGGGCAAGATTCACTTCCTCATCCTCCGGGACGGCACCGGCTTCCTCCAGGCCACCCTGGTTAAAGGGGAGGTGCCCGAGGACGTCTTTGAAGAGGCGGATCACCTGCCCCAGGAAACCGCCCTAAAGGCCTTCGGCCTGGTGCGGCAGGACGAGAGGGCCCCCGGGGGGTTTGAGCTTTCCGTGCGCCACCTCCAGGTGATCAGCCTGCCCCAAGGCGAATACCCCATTGGCCCCAAGGAGCACGGCATTGACTTCCTCATGGACCACCGCCACCTTTGGCTTCGCCACCGCCGGCCCTTTGCCGTTATGCGCATTCGGGACGAGTTGGAAAGGGCCATCCACGACTTCTTCGCCCAGCGGGGCTTCCTACGCTTTGACGCCCCCATCCTCACCCCTAGCGCCGTGGAGGGCACCACCGATCTCTTTGAGGTGGACCTTTTTGACGGGGAAAAGGCCTACCTCTCCCAGTCGGGGCAGCTCTATGCCGAGGCCGGGGCTTTGGCCTACGGCAAGGTCTACACCTTTGGCCCCACCTTCCGAGCGGAAAGGAGCAAAACCCGACGCCACCTCCTGGAGTTTTGGATGATCGAACCCGAGGTGGCCTTCATGACCCACCAGGAGAACATGGCCTTGCAGGAGGAGCTGGTGAGCTATCTGGTGGGCCGTGTTTTAGAAAGGAGGGCCAAGGAGCTGGCGATGCTTGGGCGGGACCCTAAGGCCCTGGAGCCTGCCGCAGAGGGCCGCTACCCCCGCCTCACCTACAAGGAAGCCGTGGCCTTGGTCAACCGGCTGGCGGAAAAGGACCCGGAGGTGCCACCCCTGCCCTACGGGGAGGACTTCGGGGCTCCTCAGGAGGCCGCCATCAGCCGCCAGTTTGACCGGCCCGTTTTCATAGAACGTTACCCCGCCCGGATTAAAGCCTTCTACATGGAGCCGGACCCAGAGGACCCGGAACTGGTCTTGAACGATGACCTCCTAGCCCCCGAGGGGTACGGGGAGATCATCGGGGGTAGTCAGAGAATCCACGACCTGGAGCTCCTACGCAGGAAAATTCGGGAGTTCGGCCTTCCGGAGGAGGTCTACCACTGGTACCTGGACCTAAGGCGCTTCGGCAGCGTACCCCACTCGGGTTTCGGGTTGGGCCTGGAGCGCACCGTGGCCTGGATCTGTGGCCTAAGCCATGTGCGGGAGGCCATCCCCTTCCCCCGGATGTACTCCCGGATGCATCCCTGA
- the dctP gene encoding TRAP transporter substrate-binding protein DctP: MKKNRRNFLRKLVTGVAASSVFSPLAIAQAPRFRWRIQSAWDAGTVGYTLFQKFAERVKELTDGQIEIQTFPAGAVVGTFDMFDAVKTGVLDGMHPFTLYWAGRMPVTAFLSSYPLGLDRPDQWETWYYALGGLELARKAYEEQGLFYVGPVQHDYNLIHSKKPIKSFEDFKGVKLRVPGGMIAEIFAAAGAATVLLPGGEVYPALERGVIDAADFVGPAVNYNLGFHQVTKYIIMGPPETPCIHQPVDLADITLNINRWRALPKNLQTRFEAAVHDWSWIHYAGIQKANLETWPKYKAAGVQIIRLSTVDVRKFRRVAIPIWFKWAKQDKYTREAFASQLEYMKALGYVTDADLRGLSL, encoded by the coding sequence ATGAAGAAGAACCGGAGGAACTTTCTTCGCAAGCTGGTCACTGGCGTGGCGGCGAGCTCAGTGTTTAGCCCTCTTGCCATCGCCCAAGCCCCTAGGTTTCGCTGGCGCATCCAGTCGGCTTGGGATGCGGGCACCGTAGGCTATACCTTGTTCCAGAAGTTCGCTGAGCGGGTCAAAGAGCTCACCGACGGACAAATTGAAATCCAAACCTTCCCTGCCGGGGCAGTGGTGGGCACGTTTGACATGTTCGACGCCGTCAAGACCGGGGTCTTGGATGGCATGCATCCCTTTACCCTTTACTGGGCCGGGAGGATGCCTGTAACCGCCTTCCTTTCCTCCTATCCCCTGGGCCTGGACCGGCCCGACCAGTGGGAAACCTGGTACTACGCCCTGGGGGGATTGGAGTTAGCTCGCAAAGCCTACGAGGAACAAGGGCTCTTTTATGTGGGGCCGGTCCAGCACGACTATAACCTTATTCACTCCAAAAAACCCATCAAGAGCTTTGAAGACTTCAAGGGAGTAAAGTTAAGGGTACCTGGAGGCATGATCGCCGAGATCTTCGCTGCTGCAGGGGCGGCCACGGTGCTCCTGCCGGGGGGCGAGGTGTACCCTGCTTTGGAACGGGGGGTTATCGATGCAGCTGACTTTGTGGGCCCGGCGGTGAACTACAACCTGGGTTTCCACCAGGTCACCAAGTACATCATCATGGGCCCACCTGAAACCCCCTGCATCCACCAGCCCGTGGACCTGGCAGATATCACCCTGAACATCAACCGTTGGCGTGCCCTGCCCAAAAATCTTCAGACACGCTTTGAGGCAGCGGTTCACGATTGGAGCTGGATTCACTATGCCGGTATCCAGAAAGCAAACCTGGAAACCTGGCCTAAATACAAAGCAGCAGGCGTGCAGATCATTCGCTTGTCCACGGTAGATGTGCGCAAATTCCGCCGCGTGGCCATCCCCATCTGGTTCAAGTGGGCCAAACAGGACAAGTACACCCGGGAAGCCTTTGCTAGCCAACTTGAGTACATGAAGGCCTTAGGGTACGTCACCGATGCAGATCTTCGAGGGTTGAGCCTCTAA
- a CDS encoding TRAP transporter small permease subunit has translation MQTLLRFLSLIDALSLWSGRLVAWLTFLAVLILTSEVVRRYFFNAPTQWAHEVSTLLFGLLYVLAGAYALKEKAHVGVDIFYSRLPRKGQAWANILGFIFLMLFAGTLVAYGWKFFLASWQNREFSLANQAIPIFPFKLAIPVGAALLLLQGLANTIRDILVLLGKEEEDRAH, from the coding sequence ATGCAAACCCTGCTACGTTTCCTCAGCCTTATTGACGCCTTAAGCCTGTGGTCTGGACGCTTGGTCGCCTGGCTTACCTTCCTGGCGGTCCTTATCCTTACGAGCGAAGTGGTACGGCGCTACTTCTTCAACGCCCCCACCCAGTGGGCCCACGAGGTGTCCACGCTTCTCTTTGGCCTCCTATATGTGCTAGCCGGGGCATATGCCCTAAAGGAGAAAGCTCATGTGGGCGTGGATATCTTCTATAGCCGGCTCCCCCGTAAGGGACAAGCCTGGGCTAACATCCTAGGCTTCATCTTCCTGATGCTATTTGCTGGCACCCTTGTGGCATATGGCTGGAAGTTCTTCCTAGCTTCGTGGCAGAACCGCGAGTTTTCCCTCGCCAACCAAGCCATCCCCATATTCCCCTTCAAGCTGGCCATCCCGGTGGGTGCCGCCTTGCTGCTTCTCCAGGGTTTAGCTAACACAATCCGGGACATCCTGGTGCTTCTGGGAAAGGAGGAGGAAGATCGTGCCCATTGA
- a CDS encoding TRAP transporter large permease, with amino-acid sequence MPIETLTWLMFGSLFLLLFTGYPLAFLIGGLAVTFIAWLWSPDALALVPQRMWNNMTQYLLAAIPLFIFMASMLEKSGLIEEIFDVAYKWLGRVPGGLAVATVAASTLLAAMVGVIGAAVVTMALVALPAMLRRGYSPVLAAGTVMAGGTLGILIPPSVLAIIYGLVANQSVGELYLGSVLPGLVLSGLYMLFSIVYALLYPQAAPRIPKEEMPTWPERLRALRTIWAPLLLIFLVLGTIFLGLAAPTEAAAVGAFGSLVVAALHRKLTWRNLQLALEQTAKATAMVLWIVFGANAFVAFYVAQGGDRFVSELLLGTGLSPWGILILMQVILIILGMFLDWVGILLLAVPVFVPIIRSLGFDPLWFGVLYLVNMQMSFLSPPFGYALFYVRGVAPQISMGTIYRAAIPFLLLQLTGLILLMLFPGLATWLPSLVYNNK; translated from the coding sequence GTGCCCATTGAAACGCTCACCTGGCTGATGTTCGGGAGTCTCTTCCTTCTCCTTTTCACCGGTTATCCTCTGGCTTTCTTGATAGGAGGCCTCGCCGTAACCTTCATTGCCTGGCTATGGAGCCCAGACGCCCTGGCCCTGGTGCCCCAGCGCATGTGGAACAACATGACCCAGTACCTTCTGGCAGCCATCCCTCTCTTCATCTTCATGGCTTCGATGTTGGAAAAGTCTGGGCTCATAGAGGAAATCTTTGACGTGGCCTACAAATGGCTGGGACGGGTACCAGGGGGTTTGGCGGTCGCTACGGTTGCGGCCTCCACCCTTCTAGCCGCCATGGTGGGCGTCATCGGCGCAGCAGTGGTAACCATGGCTTTGGTGGCCTTACCTGCGATGCTGCGCCGGGGGTACAGCCCCGTGCTAGCCGCCGGCACTGTGATGGCAGGAGGCACTCTCGGCATCCTTATCCCCCCAAGTGTTCTCGCCATCATCTATGGTCTGGTGGCCAACCAGTCCGTGGGCGAGCTTTATTTGGGCTCTGTGCTTCCCGGGCTGGTCCTTTCAGGTCTGTATATGCTCTTCTCCATCGTCTATGCCCTGCTCTATCCCCAGGCTGCCCCTAGGATCCCCAAAGAGGAAATGCCCACATGGCCGGAGCGCTTGCGCGCTCTAAGGACCATCTGGGCCCCCCTCCTTCTCATCTTTCTAGTGCTCGGTACCATCTTCCTGGGTTTGGCCGCCCCCACGGAAGCGGCGGCGGTAGGAGCCTTCGGATCCTTGGTGGTGGCCGCCCTACACCGCAAGCTTACCTGGCGAAACCTGCAGCTGGCTTTAGAACAGACCGCCAAAGCTACCGCCATGGTGCTTTGGATCGTCTTTGGAGCCAATGCCTTCGTGGCCTTCTACGTAGCCCAGGGAGGGGATCGCTTTGTCAGCGAACTTCTTCTGGGCACTGGGTTATCCCCTTGGGGAATCTTGATCCTGATGCAGGTGATCCTCATCATCCTGGGGATGTTCTTGGACTGGGTGGGAATACTCCTGCTAGCGGTTCCCGTCTTTGTACCCATTATCCGCAGTCTCGGGTTCGATCCCTTGTGGTTTGGGGTTCTCTATCTGGTAAACATGCAGATGTCTTTCCTTTCTCCCCCTTTTGGTTATGCCCTCTTCTATGTACGTGGGGTAGCTCCCCAGATCTCCATGGGTACCATATACAGGGCAGCCATCCCCTTCCTGCTTCTTCAGCTTACGGGTCTGATCCTCCTCATGCTCTTCCCAGGATTGGCCACATGGTTACCAAGCCTGGTTTACAACAACAAGTAG
- the pdxT gene encoding pyridoxal 5'-phosphate synthase glutaminase subunit PdxT: MRGVVGVLALQGDFREHKEALKRLGIEAKEVRKREHLEGVKALIVPGGESTTIGKLAREYGLEEEVRRRVEEGSLAVFGTCAGAIWLSREILGYPQQPRLGVLDVAVERNAFGRQVESFEEDLEVRSLGPFHGVFIRAPAFRRLGEGVEVLAELGGLPVLVRQGKILASAFHPELTPDPRLHQYFLELAGT, encoded by the coding sequence ATGAGGGGCGTGGTTGGCGTTTTGGCCCTACAGGGGGATTTCCGCGAGCACAAGGAGGCATTGAAGCGGCTTGGGATCGAGGCCAAGGAGGTGCGCAAGAGGGAGCACCTGGAGGGGGTTAAAGCCCTTATCGTGCCGGGGGGTGAGTCCACCACCATCGGCAAGCTGGCTCGCGAGTACGGCCTGGAGGAGGAGGTGCGAAGGCGGGTAGAGGAGGGCTCCCTTGCCGTCTTCGGCACCTGTGCTGGGGCCATATGGCTTTCCCGGGAGATTTTGGGTTATCCGCAGCAACCCCGGTTAGGGGTGCTGGATGTGGCCGTGGAGCGCAACGCCTTCGGCCGCCAGGTGGAGAGCTTTGAGGAGGACCTCGAGGTCCGGAGTCTGGGGCCCTTTCACGGGGTCTTCATCCGGGCCCCCGCCTTCCGCCGCCTGGGGGAGGGGGTGGAGGTATTGGCGGAACTAGGGGGCCTTCCCGTGTTGGTGCGCCAGGGCAAGATCCTCGCCAGCGCCTTCCACCCCGAGCTCACCCCGGACCCCAGGCTTCACCAGTACTTCCTAGAGCTAGCGGGTACGTAA
- the nhaA gene encoding Na+/H+ antiporter NhaA, whose translation MPKRRYPRLLEQFLESEAKGGLVLFLAALLAFMLANSPGASGYFGLREVPVGLRFGGFSLEKPLLLWINDLLMALFFLLVGLELKRELVSGELKDPRRAGLALAGALGGMAVPALLYLMLNPGMPEARGFGVPMATDIAFALGVLALVPRAPLGLKLFLTALAIVDDLGAVLVIALFYTGGLEPFPLGLAALTLVFALFLNRLGVWYLWPYMLLGLPLWYFVLQSGLHATLAGVLLALAIPLRRARPFQGATSAQDPEDLEGELEGLEEEVEEAQSPLHRLEHTLHPWVVYGVLPIFAFFNAGVALVGLEFGAVALGVALGLLLGKPLGILLMVWLALRLGLGTLPQGVDLKAILGVGFLAGVGFTMALFIAGLAFEGDLLDQAKVGVMAASLLAGILGFALVRASLDRGRA comes from the coding sequence ATGCCGAAGCGCCGTTATCCCCGGTTACTGGAGCAGTTTCTGGAGAGTGAGGCTAAAGGGGGGCTGGTTCTTTTTTTGGCGGCTCTTCTTGCCTTTATGCTGGCCAACTCTCCGGGGGCGTCAGGCTACTTTGGGTTGCGGGAAGTCCCGGTGGGCCTGCGCTTTGGGGGTTTCTCCTTGGAAAAGCCCCTGCTTCTTTGGATCAACGATCTCTTGATGGCCCTTTTCTTTTTGCTGGTGGGCTTGGAGCTCAAGCGGGAGCTGGTTTCCGGTGAGCTTAAAGACCCAAGAAGGGCAGGGCTAGCCTTGGCGGGCGCTCTGGGGGGAATGGCGGTACCAGCCCTTCTGTACCTCATGCTCAATCCCGGTATGCCCGAGGCCCGGGGCTTTGGGGTGCCCATGGCCACCGATATCGCCTTTGCTTTGGGCGTGTTGGCCCTAGTCCCTCGGGCACCCTTGGGGCTCAAGCTTTTCCTCACAGCCCTGGCCATCGTGGACGACCTGGGAGCGGTTTTGGTGATCGCTCTCTTTTACACCGGGGGCCTGGAACCCTTCCCTTTGGGCTTGGCGGCCTTGACGCTGGTTTTTGCTCTCTTTCTTAACCGCTTGGGGGTCTGGTACCTTTGGCCGTACATGCTCCTGGGATTGCCCCTTTGGTACTTTGTCCTCCAGTCCGGCCTCCACGCCACCTTGGCTGGGGTGCTTCTGGCCTTGGCTATTCCTTTGCGGCGGGCTAGGCCCTTCCAAGGAGCTACTTCTGCCCAAGATCCGGAGGATCTGGAGGGGGAGCTGGAGGGCCTCGAGGAGGAGGTGGAGGAGGCGCAAAGCCCCCTGCACCGCCTGGAGCACACCCTCCACCCTTGGGTGGTGTATGGGGTGCTGCCCATCTTTGCCTTTTTCAACGCAGGGGTGGCCTTGGTGGGCTTGGAGTTTGGAGCCGTGGCCCTGGGCGTGGCCTTGGGGCTATTGCTGGGCAAGCCCTTGGGAATCCTCCTTATGGTCTGGTTGGCCCTGCGCCTGGGGCTTGGGACCTTGCCCCAGGGGGTGGACCTGAAGGCCATTCTGGGGGTGGGGTTTTTGGCGGGCGTCGGCTTTACCATGGCCCTCTTTATTGCGGGCCTTGCCTTTGAAGGGGACCTTTTGGACCAGGCCAAGGTGGGGGTGATGGCCGCCTCCTTATTGGCCGGGATTTTGGGCTTCGCTCTGGTGCGGGCTTCCCTTGACAGGGGCCGGGCCTAG